A stretch of Brassica rapa cultivar Chiifu-401-42 chromosome A08, CAAS_Brap_v3.01, whole genome shotgun sequence DNA encodes these proteins:
- the LOC103833506 gene encoding BAHD acyltransferase BIA1-like: protein MEMKLEVVGREVIKPASPSPQDLLQLSLADVSGPAAYVSTIFFYKTVSGESLDITSGRLKTSLSDTLSRFYPLAGRMEGDKIICNDEGAVFTEARTDLLLSDFLKNNLDNTNSLPEFLPTIAPGESAGAWPLLSAKVSFFGSGSGFAVTVSISHRICDASSILTFVSGWAATAKAESSDVVVMNIPTFASTTIYPPPPCSFQSSSLDGLYEPKSKCVANRFFFKSSKIAELKRRAMSETVPVPTRVEVIMSLIWRCATNSSRSNSAVQKSTLMIQALDLRLRIPPAVLSKDAVGNLQAPFFLKEGSESKMEIAEIVAEFRKAKEVVNEMIKENLATTTLGPNLLSLLGKLASELTPDIDLFPMSSWCRKPFYEVDFGCGSPVWIGSTGHVIHNAVFVMLMDSKDGEDVEAWISLPGQDMSVFVRDQEVLAYAVINPPVLI, encoded by the coding sequence ATGGAAATGAAGCTGGAGGTTGTGGGGAGAGAAGTGATCAAACCAGCTTCACCCTCACCTCAAGATCTCCTTCAACTCTCCTTGGCTGATGTCTCTGGTCCAGCTGCTTACGTTTCAACAATCTTTTTCTACAAAACCGTCTCCGGAGAGTCTCTGGACATCACCTCTGGGAGGCTTAAAACCTCTCTTTCGGACACTCTCTCACGTTTCTACCCTCTGGCTGGAAGAATGGAAGGCGACAAAATCATCTGCAACGACGAAGGAGCCGTCTTCACCGAAGCACGCACAGATCTTCTCCTCTCGGATTTCCTCAAAAACAACCTCGATAATACCAACTCTCTTCCAGAATTCCTCCCCACAATTGCACCAGGTGAATCTGCCGGGGCATGGCCATTGCTGAGTGCTAAGGTCAGTTTCTTCGGATCCGGATCAGGATTTGCGGTCACCGTTTCCATATCTCACAGAATCTGTGATGCGTCCTCGATCTTGACTTTTGTAAGTGGCTGGGCTGCTACAGCGAAAGCGGAATCTAGTGACGTGGTGGTGATGAATATTCCTACATTTGCTTCAACTACCATTTACCCTCCTCCTCCTTGCTCTTTCCAAAGTTCTTCACTGGATGGGCTTTACGAGCCTAAAAGCAAGTGTGTAGCCAATAGATTCTTCTTTAAATCCTCTAAGATCGCTGAGCTCAAACGCAGAGCCATGAGCGAGACTGTCCCGGTCCCCACACGTGTCGAAGTCATCATGTCACTTATCTGGAGATGTGCCACAAACTCCTCACGATCCAACTCCGCTGTTCAAAAATCTACGCTGATGATACAAGCCTTGGACTTGCGGCTTAGGATTCCCCCTGCTGTTTTGTCCAAGGACGCAGTCGGAAACTTACAAGCGCCATTCTTTCTCAAGGAAGGCTCAGAGAGCAAGATGGAGATTGCGGAAATCGTAGCAGAATTTAGAAAGGCCAAGGAAGTGGTCAACGAAATGATCAAAGAGAATCTCGCAACCACGACACTCGGTCCGAACTTGTTGAGTCTTTTGGGGAAATTAGCGTCCGAGTTAACACCAGACATAGACTTATTCCCAATGTCTAGCTGGTGCAGAAAGCCTTTCTACGAGGTTGACTTCGGATGTGGTAGTCCGGTCTGGATTGGATCAACTGGACATGTCATCCACAATGCAGTGTTTGTGATGCTGATGGATTCAAAAGATGGTGAAGATGTAGAAGCATGGATAAGTTTACCCGGGCAAGACATGTCCGTTTTCGTCCGTGACCAAGAGGTGCTTGCTTATGCAGTCATTAATCCTCCAGTCCTTATCTAA
- the LOC108869297 gene encoding uncharacterized protein LOC108869297, which produces MRCRIVIQEGVAKVRKPFKFINAIAEFPEFLPLVKEFWATTDPLFNSTSALHRLSKKLKLMKPLLRQLSKDHIGEIEKKTKVAWGILCDRQNTTMLNPTQENMKEESLAYNRWNFLSTLEEKVLSQKAKVHWLGIGDGNNTQFHRAARVREVRNAIREIHKEDGTIAKHQEEIKVEAVRHFSLFLSHKPEDFIGIPEAELKQLLGFECEETDMRFLDREVSEEEITKVLFAMAANKSPGPDGFTCEFYKSAWPVIGKDFVVAVQSFFTRGFLPKGINSTILALVPKKDEATKIRDYRPISCCNVLYKVLSKILANRLKKILPKFMSTNQSAFVKDRLIMENVLLASELVKSYHKPTISSRCAVKIDISKAFDSVQWPFLLSILSAINLPEKFVLWVKKCIELASFSVQINGELAGYFNSSRGLRQGCSLSPYLFVICMEVLSKLLNKAALEKKIGYHPYCQEVQLTHLCFADDLLVFSDGKKSSVEGILQVFKDFAGMSGLHISLEKSTLFLAGVCEDREAILEQFPFEIGTLLVRYLGVPLLTKRMTSSDYSPLSTLWVKWIKRYLIRKGSFWSISDTSSLGSWIWKKLLKYRALARSFVQVEIRSGTTTSFWFDEWSPLGRIIDLTDIQGCIALGINLNATVKFVIQNYRSRRYRAEHLITIDEEILKLRAQGLTEEDDVVKWKGKGNVFRPCFDTHQTWNSIRVAKSKVQWYRGLWFAGSTPKYSVMSWLAVHNCLATGDRLLQWNSQANAQCILCNSAVESRNHLFFSCTFTETIWRNLTRKLLGQNYSHIWSEVLDLISTHTVSGETRFLLRYAFQVSVHSIWLERNGRRHGKVQRPPSILIKFIDKQIRNRISSLRGRAGTSFNNTMVVWFSSRD; this is translated from the exons ATGCGCTGTAGGATTGTGATCCAAGAGGGGGTGGCTAAAGTTCGAAAACCTTTTAAATTCATTAATGCTATTGCTGAGTTCCCGGAGTTCCTTCCTTTGGTTAAAGAATTTTGGGCTACTACGGATCCTCTCTTTAACTCTACTTCTGCTTTGCACCGCCTGTCaaagaagctgaagctgatgAAACCTCTTCTGCGGCAGCTGAGCAAAGATCATATTGGggaaatagaaaagaaaacaaaggtGGCTTGGGGTATCCTATGTGATCGCCAAAATACTACTATGCTCAACCCAACACAAGAGAATATGAAAGAGGAGTCACTAGCCTACAATCGGTGGAACTTTCTTTCTACTCTTGAAGAGAAAGTTCTTAGTCAAAAGGCAAAAGTTCATTGGTTGGGCATTGGAGACGGCAACAATACGCAATTTCATAGAGCAGCCAGGGTTAGAGAGGTTCGTAACGCGATAAGAGAGATCCATAAAGAAGATGGTACAATAGCAAAACATCAAGAAGAAATTAAGGTGGAGGCAGTGAGGCATTTTTCTCTGTTCCTATCGCACAAGCCGGAGGATTTCATAGGCATACCAGAAGCAGAACTTAAACAACTTTTGGGGTTTGAATGTGAAGAAACAGATATGCGGTTTTTAGACAGGGAAGTATCAGAGGAGGAGATTACAAAAGTTTTATTTGCAATGGCAGCCAACAAGTCCCCAGGACCTGATGGGTTTACTTGCGAATTCTATAAATCAGCCTGGCCGGTTATTGGAAAAGACTTCGTTGTAGCAGTTCAGTCTTTCTTCACAAGAGGCTTTCTACCCAAAGGAATAAACTCAACTATCTTAGCCCTTGTACCAAAGAAAGATGAAGCAACAAAAATTAGAGATTACAGACCCATCTCATGTTGTAACGTCTTATACAAGGTACTTTCAAAGATTTTGGCGAACAGGTTGAAAAAGATACTCCCCAAGTTCATGTCTACGAATCAGTCAGCGTTTGTCAAAGACCGTCTGATCATGGAGAATGTTTTGCTAGCTTCTGAGCTTGTCAAGAGCTACCACAAGCCAACAATATCATCTAGATGTGCGGTAAAGATTGATATCTCAAAGGCTTTCGATTCAGTTCAGTGGCCTTTTCTGCTGTCTATACTTTCTGCGATAAATCTCCCGGAAAAATTTGTTCTTTGGGTGAAGAAGTGCATTGAACTGGCCTCCTTTTCAGTCCAGATCAATGGAGAACTGGCTGGTTACTTTAATAGTTCCAGAGGGCTTCGTCAAGGATGTTCTCTCTCCCCATATCTGTTTGTTATCTGTATGGAGGTGCTGTCTAAGTTGCTAAATAAAGCAGCTTTGGAGAAGAAAATAGGATATCACCCTTACTGTCAAGAGGTTCAGTTGACTCATCTTTGTTTCGCTGATGATTTATTGGTATTCTCAGATGGCAAGAAGAGTTCGGTGGAAGGTATTCTCCAAGTATTTAAAGATTTCGCTGGTATGTCAGGCTTACATATAAGTCTGGAAAAGTCTACTTTGTTCTTGGCGGGAGTATGTGAGGACAGAGAGGCCATATTGGAGCAGTTTCCTTTTGAGATTGGGACTCTTCTGGTTCGTTATCTTGGGGTTCCTCTCTTAACAAAGCGTATGACATCGAGTGACTATTCCCCTCTG TCTACTCTGTGGGTTAAATGGATTAAACGGTATCTGATAAGAAAGGGCTCCTTCTGGAGCATCAGTGACACAAGCTCTCTTGGTTCTTGGATTTGGAAGAAGCTACTGAAGTATAGAGCTCTGGCCAGATCTTTTGTACAAGTAGAAATAAGAAGTGGAACTACTACTTCTTTCTGGTTTGATGAGTGGTCCCCCTTGGGGAGGATAATAGACCTCACAGATATACAAGGTTGCATCGCGCTTGGGATCAATCTCAATGCCACCGTCAAGTTTGTTATCCAAAACTACCGGAGCCGCCGCTACAGAGCAGAGCACTTGATTACCATTGATGAGGAGATCCTGAAGTTGAGAGCCCAGGGGCTTACGGAAGAGGACGATGTGGTTAAGTGGAAAGGGAAAGGCAATGTGTTTCGACCTTGTTTCGACACACACCAAACTTGGAACTCTATTCGAGTGGCGAAGTCAAAAGTTCAGTGGTATAGGGGTCTCTGGTTCGCTGGATCAACTCCAAAGTACTCTGTTATGTCTTGGCTTGCTGTACATAATTGCCTGGCAACAGGAGATAGGCTGCTGCAGTGGAACTCTCAGGCAAACGCTCAGTGTATCCTCTGTAACTCTGCAGTCGAATCCAGAAATCATCTTTTCTTTAGCTGCACTTTCACAGAGACTATTTGGAGGAACCTCACAAGGAAGCTACTTGGACAGAACTACTCACACATATGGAGTGAAGTTCTTGATCTTATATCGACACACACTGTCTCAGGGGAGACAAGGTTCCTCCTAAGATATGCTTTTCAAGTTTCAGTGCACAGTATTTGGCTGGAGAGAAATGGTAGGAGACACGGCAAGGTTCAGAGACCTCCGAGCATTCTTATCAAGTTCATCGACAAGCAAATACGAAATCGAATCAGTTCTCTCCGGGGACGAGCTGGAACATCTTTCAACAACACGATGGTGGTTTGGTTTTCGTCTAGAGATTAA
- the LOC117127502 gene encoding uncharacterized protein LOC117127502, translating into MGQDYSYSQPSSSDEFDMTYLLEAEAALYADEGQSSFSVGEAVRNPPEAGSPVFDDIIEGRAPRIRYMVNGHMYKLAYYLTDGIYPKWSTFIQSITLPQCPKQELFAKVQEATRKDVERAFGVLQARFAIVKNPVKTLDKAKISKIMRACIILHNMIVENVRDGYGTQFDISDFEEGDVTRSSRVEANMPTNLNNIFPIRNDVRDTRIHEHLKTDLIEHIWNKFGDE; encoded by the coding sequence ATGGGACAAGACTATTCGTACAGCCAGCCGTCATCGTCAGATGAGTTCGACATGACGTACCTTCTTGAAGCAGAGGCTGCTCTTTACGCGGATGAAGGACAGAGTAGTTTCTCTGTTGGCGAGGCTGTTCGCAACCCACCTGAGGCTGGGTCTCCTGTTTTTGACGACATTATAGAAGGTCGAGCTCCCAGGATAAGGTACATGGTCAACGGACACATGTATAAGTTGGCGTACTACCTCACTGacggtatatatccaaaatggtcaacatttatccaatcaaTCACACTCCCTCAATGTCCTAAACAAGAGTTATTTGCCAAAGTTCAAGAAGCTACCCGAAAAGATGTGgagcgggcttttggagtattgcaagcCCGATTTGCGATTGTGAAGAACCCGGTAAAAACATTGGACAAAGCAAAGATAAGcaagattatgagagcatgtatcatactacaCAATATGATAGTCGAAAATGTCCGGGATGGATACGGTACACAATTTGATATATCTGATTTTGAAGAAGGGGACGTAACCAGAAGTTCACGGGTGGAAGCCAACATGCCTACAAATCTCAACAACATATTTCCCATTCGGAATGATGTTCGGGATACTCGTATACATGAACATTTGAAAACCGATCTAATTGAGCATATTTGGAACAAATTTGGTGATGAATAA
- the LOC103833508 gene encoding plant UBX domain-containing protein 5 has product MEEEKTTTTNTEMNENLITSFVEITSSTREEASFFLESHRWDLDAAGSAFLDSDAADLPAVPNPNVPPPSIPAAETSPENQEAENPSGSRNTMSRGNIRTFADLNSSPAGGGGSDSDEGQEYYTGGHKSGMMVHDPNKAKDVDALFERARLSAVDRPVEPSRSVSTSFTGASRMLSGEPVPSAPPPQQQQQDQPQVVMHTITFWRNGFTVDDGPLRRFDDPQNAAFMESIVKSECPRELEPVDRKIRVHVGLVRREDNYTEPPKPKNPFQGVGRTLGASGSGSAAEAHAPPAQMNTAPGPSRGLVVDQAVPTTSVQLRLADGTRFVSRFNNHHTVRDVRGFIDASRPGGSREYQLLTMGFPPKQLSDLDLTIEQAGIANSVVIQKL; this is encoded by the exons ATGGAGGAGgagaagacgacgacgacgaatACGGAGATGAACGAGAATCTGATCACATCCTTCGTCGAGATCACGTCTTCGACAAGAGAAGAAGCTTCTTTCTTCCTCGAAAGTCACCGTTGGGATCTTGACGCCGCCGGCTCCGCCTTCCTCGACAGCGACGCCGCCGATTTACCAGCTGTTCCAAACCCTAATGTACCTCCTCCTTCGATTCCCGCTGCTGAAACCTCTCCAGAGAATCAGGAAGCTGAGAATCCTTCGGGGAGCAGGAATACTATGAGCCGTGGGAACATCCGCACGTTCGCCGATCTAAACAGTTCTCCGGCTGGTGGTGGCGGTAGTGACTCTGATGAAGGCCAAGAGTACTATACCGGCGGACACAAGAG TGGGATGATGGTTCACGATCCTAACAAGGCAAAAGACGTTGACGCGCTCTTTGAGCGAGCTAGGCTGTCTGCTGTAGACAGACCTGTTGAGCCGTCGAGGTCAGTTTCTACAAGCTTCACTGGAGCTTCTCGGATGTTGTCTGGCGAACCTGTTCCCTCTGCTCCTCCtccgcagcagcagcagcaagaCCAGCCTCAGGTGGTTATGCACACCATCACTTTCTGGAGGAACGGTTTCACTGTTGATGATGGTCCTTTGAGGAGGTTTGATGACCCTCAAAACGCAGCCTTTATGGAG AGCATTGTGAAATCAGAGTGCCCTCGTGAACTTGAACCAGTAGATAGGAAGATACGTGTTCATGTTGGTCTCGTCAGGCGTGAAGACAATTACACA GAACCACCAAAGCCCAAAAACCCATTCCAAGGTGTAGGAAGAACCTTAGGAGCCAGCGGATCAGGCTCTGCGGCAGAAGCACATGCTCCGCCCGCACAAATGAACACAGCACCAGGACCATCAAGAGGACTTGTTGTAGACCAAGCAGTACCTACAACTTCGGTCCAGCTCAGATTGGCTGATGGTACACGCTTTGTATCCAGGTTCAACAACCACCACACAGTTAGAGACGTGCGTGGGTTCATCGACGCTTCAAGACCCGGTGGCTCGAGGGAGTATCAGTTACTGACCATGGGGTTCCCTCCTAAACAATTGTCAGACTTGGACCTAACCATTGAGCAGGCTGGTATAGCTAACTCCGTCGTCATCCAGAAACTCTAG
- the LOC103833509 gene encoding uncharacterized protein LOC103833509, whose amino-acid sequence MDFELRSAREKLEREQRERKERAKLKLVREKKAKDAAIKQREAIEASQRARRLDAIEAQIKADEHMQESLIAGGGVVFERVFQAVPFQGIGDKIKLPPSCFTELSDQGAFDKGPLYFELSVDYRDNKKTTHSGVLEFTAEDGTVGLPPHVWSNLFSAQDPMDVPLVQIRYIRLPKGTYAKLQPDNLGFSDLPNHKAILETILRQHATLSMDDILSVSYGQVSYKLQVLELKPASSVSVLETDIEVDIVSPEIVSDQPSQHVLRPLLFGKPESGTVEEGRYDYYKFTIDDSTLEKVMAGSVKVIVKIDVEKDGADTDLYVSKHPVLFPSLNQHEWSSHDVGSKTLILESKERVLSSGTYSIGVYGFKGTVKYQVSVLVQESSNGAKVGERAVSSSSDVDTVECRNCKHSIPSRSIALHEVYCSRHNVVCNHPGCGIVLRVEEAKNHLHCEKCGQALQPTEMEKHLKVFHEPLSCCCGVVLEKEQMVQHQARDCPLRLIACRFCGDMVEAGNDAADVRDRMRGMSEHESTCGSRTAPCDSCGRSVMLKDMDIHQIAVHGKSS is encoded by the exons ATGGACTTCGAGCTTAGATCTGCGAGGGAGAAGCTCGAGAGAGAGCAAAGAGAAAGGAAAGAAAGAGCGAAACTGAAGCTCGTGCGAGAGAAGAAAGCCAAGGATGCTGCGATTAAGCAACGCGAAGCCATCGAAGCTTCTCAGAGAGCCAGAAGGCTTGACGCCATCGAAGCCCAGATTAAG GCTGATGAACATATGCAAGAGAGCTTAATCGCTGGAGGAGGTGTAGTCTTCGAAAGAGTCTTCCAAGCTGTTCCTTTCCAAGGCATTGGCGACAAGATCAAACTACCACCGTCCTGCTTCACGGAGTTGTCTGATCAAGGAGCTTTCGACAAAGGTCCTTTGTACTTTGAGCTCTCTGTAGACTACCGAGATAACAAAAAGACAACGCACTCTGGCGTTCTCGAGTTCACCGCCGAAGATGGTACCGTTGGTCTTCCACCACACGTTTGGAGCAACTTGTTCTCAGCACAGGATCCGATGGATGTTCCTTTGGTGCAGATCCGTTACATCCGGCTACCTAAAGGGACTTACGCCAAGCTTCAACCTGACAACCTTGGCTTCTCAGACTTGCCTAACCACAAAGCCATTCTCGAGACTATTCTTCGCCAACACGCTACGCTTTCTATGGATGATATTCTCTCGGTAAGTTATGGGCAAGTCTCTTACAAGCTTCAGGTTCTGGAGCTAAAACCCGCCTCGAGCGTTTCGGTTCTGGAGACTGATATTGAGGTTGATATCGTTAGTCCAGAGATAGTCTCGGATCAACCGAGTCAGCATGTGTTGAGGCCGCTTCTGTTTGGGAAACCTGAGTCTGGAACGGTTGAGGAAGGGCGATATGATTACTATAAGTTTACTATTGATGACTCTACTCTAGAGAAAGTAATGGCAGGAAGCGTCAAAGTTATTGTAAAGATAGATGTGGAGAAAGATGGAGCGGATACTGATCTCTATGTATCAAAGCACCCGGTTCTATTCCCTTCTCTTAACCAGCACGAGTGGTCTTCGCACGACGTCGGTTCAAAGACGTTGATCTTGGAATCTAAGGAGAGAGTTTTGAGCTCAGGGACTTACAGTATAGGTGTCTACGGCTTCAAGGGAACAGTCAAGTACCAGGTTTCAGTACTAGTCCAAGAAAGCAGTAATGGAGCTAAAGTTGGGGAACGGGCTGTATCATCTTCATCAGATGTTGATACGGTAGAGTGTAGGAACTGTAAGCATTCGATTCCAAGCAGGAGTATCGCGTTGCACGAGGTGTATTGTAGCAGACACAACGTTGTTTGTAACCATCCTGGATGTGGAATCGTTCTGAGAGTTGAGGAGGCGAAAAACCATTTGCATTGTGAAAAATGTGGGCAAGCTTTGCAGCCGACAGAGATGGAGAAACATTTGAAAGTCTTCCATGAACCTCTCAGTTGTTGCTGTGGGGTAGTGCTTGAGAAAGAACAGATG GTTCAACATCAAGCAAGAGACTGTCCTCTTCGTTTAATCGCTTGCAGGTTCTGTGGAGATATGGTGGAAGCGGGTAACGATGCAGCGGATGTTAGAGACAGGATGAGAGGGATGTCTGAACATGAAAGTACGTGTGGTTCAAGAACTGCACCTTGTGACTCTTGTGGACGATCTGTGATGCTCAAGGATATGGACATTCACCAGATTGCTGTTCATGGCAAGAGTAGCTAA
- the LOC103833510 gene encoding CSC1-like protein At4g15430 yields MATINEIGVAAAINIVTSIAFLIAFAILRIQPVNDRVYFPKWYLKGLRTSSIQTGGFGSKFINLDFRSYVRFLNWMPEALKMPEPELVDHAGLDSVVYLRIYLLGLKIFFPIACVAFTTMVPVNWTNKGLDGLKHSNISYSDIDKLSLSNIPNGSDRFWVHLCMAYAITFWTCFMLKREYQNIALMRLQFLANDERRPNQFTVLVRNIPVDPHESICELVEHFFKVNHPDHYLTFQAVHDATKLSELVQTRKQMQNLLDYNINKHMRTLTKRPVIKMGFLGCCGEEVDGIKYYTSMVESLTREITEEKHRLRTGTKSIVPAAFVSFKSRWGAAVCAQTQQSRDPTEWLTEWAAEPCDIYYDNLALPYVDLKIRRIIVAVAYFFLTFFFMIPIAFVQSLANIEGIEKNFPFLKPLIEVKFFKSIIQGFLPGIALKIFLMLLPRILMQMSKFEGFISTSSLERRAASRFYMFQFINVFLGSIVTGTAFQQLNSFLNQSANDIAKTIGVSIPIKATFFVTYIMVDGWAGVAGEILRLKPLIIYHLKNSFLVRTEKDREEATDPGTIGFNTGEPQIQLYFLLGLVYAAVSPILLPFIILFFALAYVVYRHQVINVYNQKYESAGKFWPDVHRRVVTALIVSQLLLMGLLSTKGAHKSTPLLLVLPVLTIGFHIHCKCRYQSAFVTYSLKEAMIKDTLERTREPNLNLKAFFRNAYAHPEFRVGENLDLEMAMEKPDKLPELVATKRGSWRNTSLPSKHS; encoded by the exons ATGGCTACCATAAACGAGATTGGAGTAGCAGCAGCAATAAATATAGTCACATCAATTGCTTTCTTGATAGCTTTTGCAATACTCAGGATTCAACCAGTAAACGACAGAGTCTACTTCCCTAAATGGTACCTCAAGGGCCTAAGAACTAGCTCTATACAAACCGGTGGCTTTGGAAGCAAGTTCATCAACTTGGACTTCAGGTCCTATGTTCGATTCCTCAACTGGATGCCTGAAGCACTTAAAATGCCTGAACCAGAGCTCGTTGATCACGCAGGACTTGATTCTGTTGTCTACTTGAGGATCTACTTACTCgg GCTCAAGATCTTTTTCCCCATAGCTTGCGTTGCTTTTACCACAATGGTGCCTGTTAATTGGACAAACAAGGGATTGGATGGGTTGAAGCACTCTAATATAAGTTATAGTGATATTGATAAGCTCTCTTTGTCAAATATACCAAATGGATCAGACAG ATTTTGGGTGCATTTGTGTATGGCTTATGCAATCACCTTCTGGACGTGCTTTATGCTGAAAAGAGAGTATCAGAATATAGCTTTGATGAGGCTACAGTTTCTTGCAAATGACGAAAGGAGACCCAACCAGTTCACT GTGCTGGTAAGAAACATTCCTGTAGATCCTCATGAATCAATCTGTGAACTTGTTGAGCATTTCTTTAAGGTCAACCATCCAGATCATTACCTCACTTTCCAG GCAGTCCATGACGCAACCAAACTCTCTGAATTGGTTCAGACAAGGAAACAAATGCAGAATCTGCTTGATTACAATATTAACAAACACATGAGAACTCTAACTAAAAGACCAGTAATAAAG ATGGGTTTTCTTGGCTGTTGCGGTGAAGAAGTTGATGGAATCAAGTACTACACGTCAATGGTCGAGAGTCTAACAAGAGAA ATAACTGAGGAGAAACATAGGTTAAGGACCGGGACAAAGTCGATAGTTCCTGCAGCTTTTGTGTCTTTCAAGAGCCGTTGGGGAGCAGCGGTTTGTGCTCAAACTCAACAGTCAAGAGATCCAACAGAGTGGCTAACCGAGTGGGCTGCAGAGCCATGTGACATCTACTATGACAATCTAGCATTGCCATATGTCGACCTTAAGATAAGGAGGATAATAGTGGCCGTGGCATACTTCTTCCTCACCTTCTTCTTCATGATCCCAATAGCATTTGTACAGTCGCTGGCCAACATCGAAGGGATAGAGAAGAATTTTCCATTCTTGAAACCCCTTATTGAAGT GAAGTTTTTCAAGTCTATCATTCAAGGCTTCCTTCCAGGGATTGCACTGAAGATATTTCTCATGTTGCTCCCAAGAATATTGATGCAAATGTCGAAATTCGAAGGTTTTATCAGCACATCCTCATTAGAAAGAAGAGCAGCAAGTAGATTCTACATGTTCCAGTTCATCAATGTTTTCCTCGGAAGCATTGTCACCGGGACTGCCTTTCAACAGCTAAACAGCTTCCTTAACCAGTCTGCAAACGA TATTGCAAAGACAATTGGCGTCTCAATTCCAATAAAAGCGACCTTCTTTGTAACATATATAATGGTGGATGGATGGGCAGGAGTTGCTGGGGAGATACTGAGGTTGAAACCTCTCATAATCTATCATCTAAAGAACTCTTTCCTGGTTAGAACAGAGAAAGATAGAGAAGAAGCAACTGATCCTGGAACCATAGGATTCAACACCGGTGAGCCTCAAATACAACTCTACTTCCTTCTTGGTCTTGTTTATGCAGCAGTTAGCCCTATCCTTCTTCCCTTTATCATCCTCTTCTTCGCCCTGGCTTACGTCGTGTACCGTCATCAG GTTATAAACGTGTATAACCAAAAGTATGAGAGCGCAGGGAAGTTCTGGCCTGACGTTCACAGGCGTGTGGTGACCGCACTGATCGTTTCGCAGCTTCTCTTGATGGGTCTACTAAGCACGAAAGGAGCTCATAAGTCTACTCCTTTGCTTCTTGTGCTTCCGGTTCTAACCATCGGTTTCCACATTCACTGCAAATGCCGTTACCAATCTGCCTTTGTCACATATTCTTTAAAG GAAGCCATGATTAAAGATACACTGGAGCGCACACGTGAGCCAAACCTAAACCTCAAGGCTTTCTTTAGAAATGCGTACGCCCATCCAGAGTTCAGAGTTGGAGAAAATCTGGATCTAGAGATGGCCATGGAGAAGCCTGATAAGCTGCCAGAGCTAGTGGCCACTAAGCGTGGCTCATGGAGGAACACTTCTTTGCCTAGCAAGCATAGCTGA
- the LOC103833511 gene encoding BI1-like protein, whose translation MEKPYGYASVSMSGVDRSAGKDIDLEMGEATLYPGLSYGENQLRWGFIRKVYGILSAQLLLTTLISAVVVLNPPVNDLLTGSPGLLLFLCIIPFVLIWPLHVYHQKHPVNLILLALFTISLSFTVGVSCAMTEGRIVLEALILTLSVVGSLTAYTFWAAKKGKDFSFLGPILFTSLIILVVTSFMQMFFPLGPTSVAIYGGVSALVFCGYIVYDTDNLIKRFTYDEYILASVALYLDILNLFLTILRILRQGDN comes from the exons ATGGAGAAACCGTACGGATACGCGAGCGTGAGCATGAGCGGCGTAGATCGCTCCGCCGGGAAGGATATCGATCTTGAGATGGGAGAGGCGACGCTCTACCCTGGGCTAAGCTACGGCGAGAATCAACTCCGGTGGGGATTCATCCGCAAGGTCTACGGGATCCTCTCCGCCCAGCTCCTCCTAACCACGCTTATCTCCGCCGTCGTCGTCCTTAATCCTCCGGTCAACGATCTCCTAACCGGATCTCCCGGACTTCTCCTCTTCCTCTGCATCATCCCTTTCGTCT TGATCTGGCCTCTGCACGTTTACCACCAGAAGCATCCTGTTAACCTCATCCTCCTTGCCCTCTTCACTATCTCCTTGAGCTTCACCGTTGGTGTCAGCTGTGCTATGACAGAAG GAAGAATCGTCCTTGAAGCCTTGATATTGACACTGTCCGTGGTCGGATCTCTAACCGCATACACTTTCTGGGCTGCAAAGAAAGGAAAAGACTTCAGCTTCCTTGGACCCATTCTCTTCACCAGCCTCATCATTCTTGTAGTGACCAGCTTCATGCAG ATGTTCTTCCCGCTTGGCCCGACCTCTGTTGCAATATATGGAGGAGTCAGCGCGCTGGTGTTCTGCGGATACATAGTCTATGATACCGACAATCTCATCAAGCGTTTCACATATGACGAATACATCCTCGCATCGGTGGCTCTCTACTTGGACATCCTCAATCTCTTCTTGACCATATTGCGTATTTTGAGGCAAGGTGACAACTGA